In Candidatus Terasakiella magnetica, the following proteins share a genomic window:
- a CDS encoding A24 family peptidase produces MSLVIINNMIIAAFVALLLVSALEDLDDYRIPNFISIALIALYPFYVLTAPHEVSIGWSMVIGLVFFMIGLGLFSAGIMGGGDVKLIALTGLWVGPLGLFPFLFAMVIVGAIMSIFMLSSSLRHGSAYICVQMGFVNAQEKILTDKLPYGVAICAGGLFATYKMFVL; encoded by the coding sequence ATGAGTTTAGTTATCATAAATAATATGATTATCGCAGCTTTTGTGGCCCTTCTTCTTGTCTCAGCACTGGAAGACCTGGATGATTATCGCATCCCAAATTTCATCTCCATCGCCTTGATCGCCCTTTACCCATTTTACGTTTTAACCGCTCCTCATGAGGTCTCTATCGGCTGGAGCATGGTAATCGGCCTCGTGTTTTTCATGATCGGTCTGGGCCTGTTTTCAGCCGGGATCATGGGCGGTGGTGATGTGAAATTGATCGCCCTTACAGGCCTATGGGTTGGCCCTCTTGGGCTTTTTCCGTTTTTGTTTGCAATGGTCATTGTGGGCGCGATCATGTCGATCTTTATGCTCTCCTCCTCCCTTCGCCACGGTAGTGCTTATATCTGTGTGCAAATGGGGTTTGTGAATGCCCAAGAAAAAATCCTTACCGACAAGCTGCCTTATGGCGTTGCCATTTGCGCAGGTGGTCTTTTCGCCACTTATAAAATGTTTGTCCTCTAA
- a CDS encoding Flp family type IVb pilin codes for MFATIKNIWNDESGATAIEYGLIAALISVVAITGMNLVGTGLNTAFTGVSTELNNAVTSESTSTSTETTTETTTTE; via the coding sequence ATGTTTGCAACTATTAAAAATATTTGGAATGACGAGTCCGGTGCTACTGCTATTGAGTATGGTCTGATCGCCGCTTTGATCTCAGTTGTCGCTATTACAGGGATGAACCTTGTTGGTACAGGTTTAAATACTGCATTTACAGGGGTTTCTACAGAATTGAATAATGCGGTGACAAGTGAGTCAACCAGTACCTCAACGGAAACAACAACTGAAACCACGACAACAGAATAG